The Dehalococcoidia bacterium genome has a segment encoding these proteins:
- a CDS encoding isocitrate/isopropylmalate family dehydrogenase, with translation MQQQIYKAIFINGDGIGPELMNAASLVLRSIETRFKTFRLEIDIEPGGALHFKNTGSNLSIDTLNAIRNADATMKGPVGLPEVRLSDGTEAGVLGGVLRTGLDTYANIRPIRLLPGVLAPINANPGEVDYVIVRENTEGLYLSRGKGVQTDTAAADTLMITRKGTERVVRRAFQIAEKRNGSPRDGIRRVTCVDKANVLPSMAFFRRIFDEVGETFPQIQKEHLYSDAAAQELVLNPNRFDVLVMENFIGDILSDLGGATVGGIGLCSSGNIGDEHAYFEPIHGSAPDIAGMDKANPISQILTLAMMYDYLGEISAGDAIRIAVNDALRSGELKINRLGQPESGTARAGEIIANMI, from the coding sequence ATGCAGCAACAAATTTATAAGGCAATATTTATAAACGGAGATGGAATAGGCCCTGAATTAATGAATGCTGCTTCATTAGTTTTACGTTCTATTGAAACAAGATTTAAGACGTTTAGGCTTGAAATTGATATCGAGCCCGGCGGAGCCCTGCATTTTAAAAACACGGGAAGTAATCTTAGTATTGATACCTTAAATGCCATTAGAAACGCAGATGCCACTATGAAAGGGCCCGTGGGTTTACCTGAAGTTAGGTTGTCTGACGGTACTGAAGCTGGAGTGCTTGGTGGTGTGCTTCGCACAGGATTAGACACTTATGCAAATATAAGGCCCATTAGATTATTACCAGGGGTATTGGCACCAATTAATGCGAACCCTGGTGAAGTTGATTACGTGATTGTTAGGGAGAATACTGAGGGGTTATATCTGTCACGGGGTAAAGGTGTGCAGACGGATACCGCTGCAGCAGACACCTTAATGATTACGCGTAAAGGTACAGAACGTGTCGTAAGGCGTGCTTTTCAAATTGCGGAAAAACGTAATGGATCACCTAGAGATGGTATTAGACGAGTTACTTGTGTAGATAAAGCAAATGTGCTGCCATCGATGGCATTTTTTCGGAGAATTTTCGACGAAGTTGGCGAGACTTTTCCCCAAATACAAAAGGAACATTTATATTCAGACGCTGCAGCTCAAGAGCTAGTACTGAACCCTAATCGGTTTGACGTGCTGGTAATGGAAAATTTCATAGGTGACATTCTCAGTGATTTAGGTGGAGCAACTGTTGGCGGGATAGGGCTTTGTTCTTCCGGAAATATTGGAGACGAGCATGCTTATTTTGAGCCAATACACGGATCTGCTCCTGATATAGCTGGAATGGATAAGGCTAACCCCATATCGCAGATTTTGACTTTGGCCATGATGTATGACTATTTAGGGGAAATTAGCGCAGGTGATGCGATTAGAATCGCTGTGAATGACGCGCTCCGATCTGGAGAATTAAAAATCAATAGACTAGGGCAGCCTGAAAGCGGCACCGCAAGGGCAGGTGAAATAATCGCTAATATGATCTAG
- a CDS encoding ribose-phosphate pyrophosphokinase, with translation MAIYEELKVFSGNSNNPLATRVAEYLDIDLGTIEAFKFSNDNTFVRIQENIRERDVFLIQSFCMPVNDSIMEMLIMIDAAKRASAGRITAVIPYYGYGRTDKKDQPRVPITARLVADLLTTAGANRVLTMDLHAGQIQGFFNIPVDELTALPIIVHYFENLKLDNPIVVAVDIGISKRARDMAEKLGVPLAIIEKRRMGNEDKSELLNIIGDVEGCTAILMDDEVDTGGTMVNAATALLQAGVKGVYASSTHAVLSGGAVTKFEGSPIHELVCTDTIPFISTENTSKIKIVSVDNVIGEAIYRIHRGMSVGAMFDK, from the coding sequence ATGGCTATATATGAGGAATTAAAAGTTTTTTCGGGGAATTCTAATAATCCTCTAGCGACTAGAGTCGCTGAGTACTTGGATATCGACCTAGGAACCATTGAGGCTTTCAAATTTAGTAATGACAATACATTTGTCAGGATTCAGGAAAATATCAGGGAGCGGGACGTTTTCCTAATTCAGTCTTTTTGCATGCCTGTGAACGACAGTATTATGGAAATGCTGATTATGATTGATGCTGCCAAGCGGGCGTCTGCTGGTCGTATTACCGCAGTCATTCCTTATTACGGATACGGAAGAACTGATAAAAAAGATCAACCACGAGTTCCTATTACAGCTAGGCTTGTTGCAGACTTACTTACAACTGCAGGCGCTAATCGTGTACTTACTATGGATCTACACGCGGGGCAGATACAGGGATTTTTCAACATACCTGTAGATGAATTGACTGCATTGCCAATTATTGTGCATTATTTTGAAAATCTTAAATTAGATAACCCTATAGTTGTAGCCGTAGATATTGGTATTTCTAAGCGAGCTAGGGATATGGCGGAAAAACTTGGCGTTCCCCTAGCTATTATCGAAAAAAGAAGGATGGGTAATGAAGATAAATCAGAATTGCTGAATATCATCGGTGACGTGGAAGGCTGTACAGCTATTTTGATGGATGATGAAGTAGATACAGGTGGAACCATGGTTAACGCAGCGACTGCGCTTTTACAGGCGGGTGTCAAAGGCGTATACGCCTCTTCTACACATGCTGTGCTTTCTGGTGGTGCCGTTACAAAATTCGAAGGAAGCCCAATTCATGAACTAGTGTGTACTGATACGATTCCGTTCATTTCAACGGAGAATACCTCCAAGATAAAAATTGTGAGCGTTGACAATGTGATCGGAGAAGCTATTTACCGTATACATCGTGGGATGTCTGTGGGAGCAATGTTTGATAAGTGA
- a CDS encoding NUDIX hydrolase has product MDQTEPTIRVLNEYTGTRVNVRQEVILLDDGTESVRDVIYHPNSVVIVPIDEGQNIVMVRQFRKAADLVLLELPAGVIDDDDSILEAARRELREETGLDAGKLVLLGEFFAAPGTLTEKLYAYYATDLYSSPLPPDEDERISLERIPYTRLMEMVDAGEVIDGKTLASLLLVRKHLSNY; this is encoded by the coding sequence TTGGATCAAACTGAACCAACTATCCGTGTTTTAAATGAATATACGGGAACAAGAGTTAACGTTCGTCAGGAAGTTATTTTATTAGATGACGGTACTGAGTCGGTGAGAGATGTAATCTACCATCCTAATTCTGTTGTTATTGTTCCGATTGATGAAGGACAGAATATTGTTATGGTCCGGCAGTTTCGTAAAGCAGCCGACTTGGTATTGCTGGAATTACCTGCGGGTGTGATTGATGATGATGACAGTATTTTAGAGGCTGCTCGACGCGAGTTAAGAGAAGAAACTGGATTAGATGCAGGTAAGCTTGTCTTGCTTGGAGAATTTTTTGCTGCCCCGGGGACACTTACTGAGAAACTTTATGCCTACTATGCAACTGATTTATATTCAAGTCCGCTGCCCCCTGACGAAGATGAAAGAATAAGCCTTGAAAGAATCCCTTATACACGATTGATGGAAATGGTTGATGCTGGTGAGGTGATTGACGGGAAAACTTTAGCCTCTTTACTACTTGTGAGGAAGCATCTCAGTAATTACTAG
- the ispH gene encoding 4-hydroxy-3-methylbut-2-enyl diphosphate reductase: protein MKVLLSAPRGFCAGVVRAIDIVEIALEKFGSPVYVRHEIVHNQYVVNSLKAKGAIFVEEIDEIPFDSTVIFSAHGVAPEIWHSAKSRNLRIIDATCPLVIKVHNESLKYANDDYSVIVVGHQGHPEVIGTVGQSPDKSILVEDEIDASQLEIKNPDKVVALTQTTLSVDDTKEIIGALKNRFPNIVARNDICYATTNRQDATKLLAQKVEVVLVIGAENSSNCNRLREVAELSGVPAYLINDAKSINPDWLADINTVGITSGASTPESLVEEVIDLLKPESIDTLEITKEDVVFVLPKELRGGTENEKWAWQRQGDQAVR, encoded by the coding sequence ATGAAAGTATTACTTAGTGCACCCAGAGGTTTTTGCGCAGGAGTCGTTCGTGCAATTGATATTGTTGAAATTGCATTAGAAAAGTTCGGCTCGCCTGTATATGTGCGACATGAAATTGTCCATAATCAATACGTTGTAAATAGCTTGAAGGCCAAAGGAGCGATTTTTGTAGAAGAAATCGATGAAATACCCTTTGATAGTACGGTGATTTTCAGTGCACATGGGGTTGCGCCTGAAATCTGGCATTCTGCTAAATCTCGTAATCTACGAATTATTGACGCTACCTGCCCATTGGTTATAAAAGTCCACAATGAATCTCTCAAGTATGCAAATGATGATTATTCTGTAATTGTTGTAGGGCACCAAGGGCACCCTGAGGTCATTGGAACTGTAGGCCAATCACCAGATAAGTCCATATTGGTTGAAGATGAAATTGACGCATCCCAGCTTGAAATTAAGAATCCCGACAAAGTTGTTGCGTTAACACAAACTACTTTAAGTGTGGATGACACTAAAGAAATTATCGGAGCATTAAAAAATAGGTTCCCAAATATTGTGGCAAGAAACGATATCTGCTATGCAACAACTAATCGACAAGATGCGACAAAATTATTGGCACAAAAAGTAGAGGTTGTGCTGGTCATAGGAGCTGAGAACAGTTCAAATTGCAATCGACTTAGAGAAGTCGCAGAGCTTTCTGGAGTACCTGCGTACCTGATCAATGATGCAAAAAGCATCAACCCCGACTGGTTAGCGGATATCAATACAGTCGGTATCACGTCGGGTGCATCCACACCCGAGTCACTGGTTGAAGAAGTAATTGATCTTTTAAAACCAGAGTCAATAGATACACTTGAAATTACAAAGGAAGATGTTGTTTTTGTACTGCCCAAGGAATTGCGGGGAGGAACTGAGAATGAGAAATGGGCATGGCAAAGGCAAGGTGACCAAGCAGTTAGGTAA
- a CDS encoding SCO1664 family protein — translation MTLYSNYPDQALVNIDTYAPALLQDGESFLVGAEIGDGWLHPGASNYTFIVELLSEQGKGLGVYKPQIGEAPLRDFPPGSLYLRECATYELSKALNWRLVPPTVVREGEAGIGSLQLFIPNQNNSHYFTFFEEHKEELLQLAVFDLLINNADRKGGHCLLGIDGKIWAIDNGLTFHLEHKLRTVIWDFAGEKIPDNLVSDMRNLHFQLIEDTEKVKISSYLLPMEITSLIERLDAYIEKPELPSPQTRRDLPWPLV, via the coding sequence ATGACTCTTTATTCGAATTACCCTGACCAAGCATTAGTGAATATAGATACCTATGCGCCAGCTTTATTGCAAGATGGAGAATCATTTCTCGTGGGCGCTGAAATTGGAGATGGTTGGTTACACCCCGGAGCGTCCAATTATACATTCATCGTTGAGCTGCTCTCTGAACAAGGCAAAGGCTTAGGTGTTTACAAACCCCAGATCGGAGAAGCTCCTCTTAGGGATTTTCCTCCTGGGAGTTTGTATTTGCGTGAATGTGCAACGTACGAACTGAGTAAGGCGCTAAATTGGAGGTTGGTTCCACCTACTGTAGTACGAGAAGGCGAGGCAGGAATTGGATCACTTCAATTATTTATTCCAAATCAAAACAATTCCCATTACTTTACATTTTTTGAAGAACACAAAGAGGAATTATTACAATTAGCTGTATTCGATTTGCTTATAAATAATGCAGATCGGAAAGGAGGTCATTGCTTGCTAGGAATTGATGGGAAAATTTGGGCTATTGATAATGGCCTTACGTTTCATTTGGAACATAAATTGCGTACTGTTATTTGGGATTTTGCTGGTGAAAAAATACCTGATAATTTGGTATCGGATATGAGAAATCTTCATTTTCAACTTATCGAAGATACTGAAAAAGTGAAGATAAGCTCTTATTTACTTCCCATGGAAATAACATCGTTAATAGAGCGACTTGATGCGTATATAGAAAAACCAGAATTGCCCTCTCCTCAGACCCGGAGAGATTTACCATGGCCGTTAGTGTAA
- a CDS encoding DUF3090 family protein, with protein MVNEWSFARYDLGVCSLIEPQFVGVPGARTFRLYVLGENESALLWLEKEELYELALTIKQLLRSPVRETGEPTYSADVGIDVDVDQKVTGLSLGYDQESGRYMILASIPGSIEDAVLMWLEPSVMNWLADRAFEVHGSGRSKCPLCHSLIADDKAHSCPRYN; from the coding sequence ATGGTAAATGAGTGGTCTTTTGCTCGATATGATTTAGGAGTTTGTAGCTTAATTGAGCCGCAATTCGTTGGGGTTCCAGGGGCTCGTACCTTTCGCCTTTACGTACTAGGTGAGAATGAATCAGCACTTCTTTGGCTAGAAAAAGAAGAATTATACGAACTTGCTCTTACTATCAAACAACTATTAAGAAGCCCAGTTAGAGAAACTGGAGAACCAACTTATAGTGCCGACGTGGGAATCGATGTTGATGTTGACCAGAAAGTCACAGGTCTTTCGCTTGGTTACGATCAAGAGTCCGGACGGTATATGATATTAGCTTCAATCCCCGGTTCAATCGAAGATGCTGTACTGATGTGGTTAGAACCGAGTGTGATGAATTGGCTTGCAGATCGTGCGTTTGAAGTTCATGGTTCGGGTCGTTCTAAGTGTCCCTTATGCCACTCACTTATTGCAGATGACAAAGCTCATTCTTGCCCCCGCTATAACTAA
- a CDS encoding LON peptidase substrate-binding domain-containing protein — translation MSENQESKNLRLFPLQSVVLFPGMELPLVAFEPRYLQLVSECVEANEPFGVLLLKEGFEVGDNDLSPFEIGTTAHLLNTENTPDGRIRLTAIGGYRFKVISFHYDMPYLSAAVEYIEDSSHEMIDPSLTENVMHDAGSFVKQFIASQGGYIREVPFPEDPVILSYQVAQLFSGNPVKQQRLLETSTFDRLWEELDLLKEAREQLKTKRKHNPKSSFSNN, via the coding sequence ATGAGCGAAAATCAAGAATCGAAAAATTTAAGGTTATTCCCTTTACAGTCTGTAGTCTTATTTCCAGGTATGGAATTGCCATTAGTGGCCTTTGAACCGCGCTACCTGCAATTGGTTAGCGAATGCGTAGAAGCAAATGAGCCTTTCGGCGTATTACTTCTTAAAGAAGGTTTTGAAGTAGGCGACAATGACCTTAGTCCATTTGAAATAGGAACCACAGCTCACCTCTTAAACACTGAGAATACCCCCGATGGGCGTATTCGACTAACAGCAATCGGCGGATACCGATTTAAAGTAATCTCATTTCATTACGATATGCCGTATCTTTCTGCAGCCGTCGAATATATCGAGGACAGCAGCCATGAAATGATAGACCCTTCATTAACCGAGAACGTGATGCATGATGCCGGCTCATTTGTAAAACAATTTATTGCCTCTCAGGGAGGCTACATCCGTGAAGTCCCATTCCCGGAGGACCCAGTGATACTTTCCTACCAAGTTGCGCAGCTTTTTTCAGGCAACCCAGTCAAGCAGCAAAGGCTCTTAGAAACATCCACTTTTGATCGCCTATGGGAGGAATTAGATCTGCTGAAAGAGGCACGAGAACAGCTAAAAACTAAAAGGAAACATAATCCAAAGAGCTCTTTTTCTAACAACTAG
- a CDS encoding NAD(+)/NADH kinase yields the protein MRIEKHEISILYNSDSDLALPLANELASMLGARLPLLSTKDEPATDLPEATKIMITIGGDGTLLRAARLTAGHNVPLLGVNLGRLGFLTEIEANDAIEQVPQYLAGDDAFWIDERRMISCQTANFNGLHTSMHALNDVVVGRGRIANLSRISVSINNVELTTYQADAVIVATATGSTAYALSAGGPILYPSSGDIVIVPVATHGDLDAPVVVPEGSNIRLTIKSDHDAFMTADGFMDVPMSQGNYIQVSSSPYRTQFLRKGSADSFYETLVYRLRRGAEQSVNLARQLAEEDAKRLGSN from the coding sequence TTGCGTATAGAAAAGCATGAAATTTCAATTCTCTATAATTCAGACTCTGACTTAGCATTACCTTTAGCCAATGAATTGGCCAGCATGTTAGGTGCAAGGCTTCCGCTTCTCTCAACGAAAGATGAACCGGCGACTGATTTACCTGAGGCGACTAAAATAATGATAACCATCGGCGGCGATGGAACTTTGTTGCGTGCTGCTCGGCTAACAGCTGGGCATAATGTTCCGTTATTGGGAGTGAATTTAGGGCGGCTTGGTTTCTTAACTGAGATTGAAGCTAACGATGCCATTGAGCAGGTACCCCAATACCTAGCAGGGGATGACGCTTTTTGGATTGATGAGCGTCGTATGATTAGTTGCCAAACAGCTAATTTCAATGGATTACATACTTCTATGCATGCACTTAATGATGTAGTTGTTGGTAGAGGTAGAATAGCTAATCTTTCAAGAATTAGCGTTTCAATCAACAACGTTGAGCTCACGACTTACCAGGCTGATGCGGTGATTGTTGCTACTGCAACGGGTAGCACGGCATATGCTTTGTCTGCGGGGGGGCCGATCTTGTACCCATCGTCTGGAGATATCGTCATTGTACCTGTAGCTACCCACGGTGACCTAGATGCCCCAGTAGTTGTTCCAGAAGGAAGTAATATCCGGCTAACGATTAAAAGCGATCATGATGCCTTTATGACTGCTGATGGATTCATGGACGTTCCAATGTCACAAGGCAACTACATTCAGGTGAGTAGTAGTCCATATCGGACTCAGTTTTTAAGAAAAGGATCAGCTGATAGCTTTTATGAGACCTTGGTATATAGATTGAGGAGAGGTGCGGAGCAGTCCGTGAATTTGGCTCGACAGCTAGCAGAAGAGGATGCAAAAAGACTTGGATCAAACTGA
- a CDS encoding inositol monophosphatase translates to MIDQPELKEIESKAIEIASNAGELLLQYFDKPLSVDYKSANGRNPVTDADHAADELIRNEISKYFPSHTTVTEETENTSNEIGQFTWVVDPLDGTTNFLHGLPIFASMLCLLLNGVPVVSAVYLPKIGSAKGTIYHASHGGGTFENNIPVRLDNSEQGRLMASVPGYFLRMFNYHKSLRRKLGDIRSLGSAGFELVMTAKGTTDYMVSSGPRVWDIAPGLLLILEAGGAALVRNKNTRNWENFESFCSSPDLDPSPEELRDWKETLILGKPYAVEKIASGLSVRSYPLRSLRNKIYAMTKHF, encoded by the coding sequence ATGATTGACCAACCTGAACTGAAAGAAATTGAATCGAAAGCCATTGAAATCGCTAGTAATGCCGGCGAATTGCTGCTTCAATATTTTGATAAACCATTGTCAGTAGATTACAAATCTGCAAATGGCCGGAACCCTGTCACAGACGCCGACCATGCGGCAGACGAATTAATAAGAAATGAAATTTCCAAATATTTCCCATCGCATACCACTGTTACCGAAGAAACAGAAAATACATCGAATGAAATCGGCCAATTTACCTGGGTAGTCGACCCATTAGATGGAACCACTAATTTTCTACATGGACTTCCGATTTTTGCGTCCATGCTGTGCCTGTTGCTTAATGGTGTTCCCGTAGTGAGCGCGGTTTACTTGCCCAAAATTGGAAGTGCAAAAGGGACCATCTACCATGCAAGCCATGGAGGCGGTACCTTCGAAAATAATATTCCTGTCCGATTAGATAATAGCGAGCAAGGTAGATTGATGGCTTCAGTCCCTGGGTATTTTTTGAGAATGTTTAATTATCACAAAAGCTTAAGAAGAAAATTAGGGGATATTAGAAGTTTAGGTAGTGCAGGCTTCGAACTGGTAATGACAGCTAAGGGTACCACTGATTACATGGTGTCAAGCGGCCCGCGTGTATGGGATATTGCCCCTGGCCTTCTTTTGATACTAGAAGCAGGTGGAGCTGCTCTGGTGAGAAATAAAAACACTCGCAACTGGGAAAACTTTGAATCGTTTTGTTCTTCACCTGATTTAGATCCCTCTCCGGAGGAGCTGAGAGATTGGAAAGAAACTCTAATACTAGGGAAACCCTATGCGGTAGAAAAAATCGCATCGGGTTTATCCGTACGTTCCTACCCTTTGCGCAGCCTACGCAACAAAATTTACGCGATGACTAAGCACTTCTAA